From a region of the Roseibium alexandrii DFL-11 genome:
- the rfbB gene encoding dTDP-glucose 4,6-dehydratase, giving the protein MTRVIVTGGAGFIGSAVVRHLVRNVGAEVLTIDKLTYAGNLDSLREVDNAPNHKFLKEDICAGPEMIQAVAEFQPDYIMHLAAESHVDRSITGAAEFVQTNVVGTMAMLEAARAYWNSLEGEKKDSFRFLHVSTDEVYGSLGDEGLFKETTPYDPSSPYSASKAASDHLAIAWHRTYGLPVVLSNCSNNYGPYHFPEKLIPLMILNALDGQPLPIYGTGMNVRDWLYVDDHAKALYTIVSKGRLGEKYNVGGRNERTNLEVVKTICAILDKHSPKTAPHDRLITYVEDRPGHDARYAIDATKLETELGWRAEENFDTGIEKTIKWYLENDWWWGPLRNKVYSGTRLGLVK; this is encoded by the coding sequence ATGACGCGTGTAATTGTCACCGGCGGTGCCGGCTTCATCGGATCGGCAGTGGTCCGCCATCTTGTCCGCAATGTCGGCGCCGAGGTTCTGACCATCGACAAGCTGACCTATGCCGGCAATCTGGATTCCCTGCGTGAGGTCGACAACGCGCCGAACCACAAGTTCCTGAAGGAAGACATCTGCGCCGGGCCGGAGATGATACAGGCGGTGGCAGAATTCCAGCCGGACTACATCATGCATCTGGCGGCCGAAAGCCATGTCGACCGCTCAATCACGGGCGCGGCGGAGTTCGTGCAGACCAACGTGGTCGGCACCATGGCGATGCTGGAAGCCGCGCGCGCCTACTGGAACAGCCTGGAAGGCGAAAAGAAAGACAGCTTCCGCTTCCTCCATGTCTCCACCGACGAAGTCTATGGCTCGCTCGGGGATGAGGGCCTTTTCAAGGAAACGACGCCCTACGATCCGTCCTCGCCCTACTCCGCATCCAAGGCTGCGAGTGATCATTTGGCGATCGCCTGGCACCGGACCTACGGCTTGCCGGTGGTGCTCTCCAACTGCTCCAACAACTACGGCCCGTACCACTTCCCGGAAAAACTTATTCCGCTGATGATCCTGAACGCGCTCGACGGCCAGCCGCTGCCGATCTACGGCACAGGCATGAATGTGCGCGATTGGCTATATGTCGATGACCATGCAAAGGCGCTCTACACAATCGTCTCCAAGGGCCGTCTTGGCGAGAAATATAATGTCGGCGGGCGCAACGAGCGCACCAATCTCGAAGTGGTCAAGACGATCTGCGCGATCCTCGACAAGCACAGCCCGAAGACCGCGCCGCACGACCGCCTGATCACCTATGTGGAAGACCGCCCGGGGCACGACGCGCGTTATGCGATCGATGCGACCAAGCTGGAAACCGAACTCGGCTGGCGCGCGGAAGAAAACTTCGACACCGGGATCGAGAAGACAATCAAGTGGTATCTGGAAAACGACTGGTGGTGGGGCCCGCTCCGCAACAAGGTCTACTCCGGAACACGGCTGGGACTGGTGAAGTAA
- a CDS encoding acyltransferase family protein: MIAPFNQKFSEAFDPRSNNFDLIRIVAACLVIFSHAFPLLALTYEPIAELTNHYETGGGFAVNAFIVISGFLICRSLERATIISYAWSRFLRIVPALAAVTLAQMFVLGPIFTTVSLPDYFSNTSTWSQLKNLTIFNMQFRLETIFMDVPFAQIVNNPLWTLPIESFFYICLPLAFFVGVKGRKYFWLVPVSCLTGLYVMGLSGCSFADQCGASLWTLQHYTTLRLACFFSLGASIWIYRHSIPHSGWIAAGLVVVLALLPTTYLFVRDVVFAVFYSYLVMYAGCLPKLHIKTYEKLGDLSYGTYIVGWPVQQSILTIFGTSINPYVFGLVAIPPSLVLAYFMWNYVEKPALALKYHPVFSKTMRREA, encoded by the coding sequence ATGATCGCACCTTTTAATCAAAAGTTCTCCGAGGCCTTCGATCCGCGAAGCAACAATTTTGATCTCATCCGTATTGTCGCCGCCTGCCTGGTGATCTTCAGCCACGCGTTCCCCCTCCTGGCTCTGACTTATGAGCCAATTGCCGAACTCACAAATCATTACGAGACCGGTGGCGGCTTTGCCGTGAACGCGTTCATTGTCATCAGCGGTTTTCTGATCTGCCGATCTTTGGAGCGGGCGACCATCATTTCTTATGCCTGGTCGCGGTTCTTGAGGATCGTGCCGGCTCTTGCCGCTGTAACCCTGGCTCAGATGTTTGTGCTCGGTCCGATCTTCACGACCGTTTCCCTCCCGGACTACTTTTCGAATACGTCCACTTGGTCACAGCTGAAGAACCTGACGATCTTCAACATGCAGTTCCGTCTGGAAACGATTTTCATGGATGTGCCGTTTGCCCAGATCGTGAACAATCCGCTTTGGACGCTTCCGATCGAAAGTTTTTTCTACATCTGTCTGCCGCTCGCGTTTTTTGTCGGCGTGAAGGGCCGGAAGTATTTCTGGCTTGTCCCTGTCAGTTGTCTCACCGGATTGTACGTCATGGGATTGTCAGGGTGTTCATTCGCCGATCAATGCGGTGCAAGCCTTTGGACCCTCCAACACTACACAACGCTGCGGTTGGCCTGCTTCTTCTCGCTCGGCGCATCCATCTGGATCTACAGGCACTCAATCCCGCACAGTGGCTGGATTGCAGCCGGTCTTGTTGTCGTCCTGGCGCTGTTGCCGACGACATACCTGTTTGTGCGCGACGTGGTGTTCGCCGTCTTCTACAGCTATCTCGTCATGTATGCCGGCTGCCTGCCAAAACTGCACATCAAGACATATGAGAAGCTGGGAGACCTCTCTTACGGGACGTATATTGTCGGCTGGCCGGTGCAACAGTCGATCCTGACGATCTTCGGGACGAGCATTAATCCCTATGTCTTCGGATTGGTCGCGATCCCACCCTCGCTGGTGCTGGCTTACTTTATGTGGAATTACGTCGAGAAACCGGCATTGGCGCTAAAATATCACCCCGTTTTTTCAAAGACGATGAGGCGCGAAGCATAG
- the rfbD gene encoding dTDP-4-dehydrorhamnose reductase — MTRILITGGTGQVGGSLGNLNWPEGTELVLPSRSEIDLGNADQISSFVRDGGFDAIISSGAYTAVDKAEDDLLTAFKVNGLAPAAFAETAKELDIPVVHISTDYVFNGGKIGRYVETDPIDPQGVYGASKAAGELAIQSSGCRHVILRTAWVFSAIGANFVKTMIRLADRPQLTVVDDQTGCPTAAPDIARAAQAVVLRQLTDRDAPSGVYHFCGDEAVTWFGFASEIFRLLEARSLAVPAVAPIPTRDYPTPAKRPANSALDTSRLTQDFGIEPCQWRVALASTVEELMGDKEKGLS, encoded by the coding sequence ATGACCAGGATTTTGATCACGGGCGGAACGGGCCAGGTTGGCGGTTCTCTTGGCAATCTCAACTGGCCGGAAGGCACGGAACTTGTCCTGCCCTCCCGCTCTGAGATCGATCTCGGTAACGCCGATCAGATCAGCAGCTTTGTCCGGGACGGCGGGTTCGATGCGATCATCAGCTCCGGCGCCTATACCGCTGTCGACAAGGCCGAAGATGATCTCCTGACAGCGTTCAAGGTCAACGGTCTTGCACCGGCTGCCTTTGCAGAGACTGCAAAAGAGCTCGACATTCCGGTGGTTCATATCTCCACGGATTATGTCTTTAATGGCGGCAAGATCGGACGCTACGTCGAGACGGATCCGATTGATCCGCAAGGTGTGTATGGCGCGTCGAAGGCTGCCGGGGAACTGGCGATCCAATCCTCCGGCTGCCGCCATGTGATCCTACGCACCGCCTGGGTGTTTTCCGCAATCGGCGCCAATTTCGTCAAGACGATGATCCGCCTCGCGGACCGGCCACAGCTGACCGTCGTGGACGATCAGACCGGCTGCCCGACCGCAGCACCGGACATTGCGCGGGCCGCTCAGGCGGTTGTCCTGCGCCAGCTCACGGATAGGGATGCACCCAGCGGTGTCTATCACTTCTGCGGCGATGAGGCCGTCACCTGGTTCGGATTTGCCTCGGAAATCTTTCGCCTTCTAGAGGCGCGTAGCCTGGCTGTTCCGGCCGTCGCTCCGATTCCGACCAGGGACTATCCGACCCCGGCCAAACGCCCGGCGAATTCCGCTCTGGATACGTCCAGGTTGACCCAAGATTTTGGTATTGAGCCCTGTCAATGGCGCGTCGCCCTGGCCAGCACCGTTGAGGAATTGATGGGCGACAAGGAAAAAGGTTTATCGTGA
- the rfbA gene encoding glucose-1-phosphate thymidylyltransferase RfbA, translating into MKGIILAGGSGTRLHPATLAVNKQLMTIYDKPMIYYPLSVLMLAKIREILIISSPEFIDSYKRLFGDGSQLGLVISYKVQPSPDGLAQAFTLGEEFIGDDDVALILGDNIYYGAGLTTLLDRATGRTEGATVFAYEVDDPERYGVAELDSEGRAISLEEKPVNPKSRLAVTGLYFYDNKVVDYAKNLKPSARGEYEITDLNRIYMEAGNLFVERMSRGYAWLDTGTHDSLLEAGEFVRTIQKRQGLNVACIEEISYLNGWMTKDELLKFAEMFQKTAYGKYLKKVADDGTSAL; encoded by the coding sequence ATGAAGGGTATTATTCTCGCAGGCGGGTCCGGCACCCGGCTTCATCCGGCAACGCTCGCCGTTAACAAGCAGCTGATGACCATCTACGACAAGCCGATGATCTATTATCCGCTGTCGGTACTGATGCTTGCCAAGATCCGCGAGATCCTGATCATCTCCTCGCCGGAGTTCATCGACAGCTACAAGCGCCTGTTCGGTGACGGCAGCCAGCTGGGTCTGGTGATCTCCTACAAGGTCCAGCCGAGCCCGGACGGGCTTGCTCAGGCCTTCACCCTTGGCGAAGAGTTCATTGGTGATGATGATGTGGCCCTGATCCTCGGTGACAACATCTATTACGGCGCTGGCCTGACCACCTTGCTGGATCGCGCCACTGGTCGGACCGAAGGGGCCACAGTCTTTGCCTATGAGGTCGATGATCCGGAGCGCTACGGCGTGGCGGAACTTGATTCAGAAGGCCGGGCGATCTCGCTGGAAGAAAAACCGGTCAATCCGAAGTCGCGCCTCGCGGTGACTGGTCTTTATTTCTACGACAACAAGGTCGTGGACTACGCCAAGAACCTGAAGCCGTCGGCGCGCGGGGAATACGAGATCACCGATCTCAACAGGATCTACATGGAGGCGGGCAATCTCTTTGTGGAGCGCATGTCCCGTGGCTACGCCTGGCTCGACACCGGCACCCATGACAGCCTTCTGGAAGCGGGCGAGTTCGTGCGCACCATCCAGAAGCGCCAGGGCCTCAACGTCGCCTGCATTGAAGAGATCTCCTATCTCAACGGCTGGATGACAAAGGACGAGCTTCTGAAATTCGCCGAGATGTTCCAGAAGACGGCCTATGGCAAATATCTCAAGAAGGTTGCGGATGACGGAACGAGTGCGCTTTAA